In Scleropages formosus chromosome 10, fSclFor1.1, whole genome shotgun sequence, a single genomic region encodes these proteins:
- the ttc12 gene encoding tetratricopeptide repeat protein 12 isoform X2, with protein MKNEAEDLERFLQRVDEISGLMQELSSSNVTRQKEAVEKADYLLSLWEDEEPCRTRLNRTVSNTRPSSPKIGQAVLPNLNNSDLSSESFMKALEKDAAERSKRRRENEKIANAFRMSGNEAFTQGDYEAAVQQYSAGLDVLRDAETLYTNRAQCNKKSVKAYVHKGKANLALQNYTEARACYQRILEIEPDRAAMVQEYLTRVDLQEKKDIQEKEAWEQLDKGNKGAVCVCELLKNLHKSAETIQYYFGGVELLTNAIVDCAGQTLFRLHNGFSIINNNNTVRSCLSQSSAAPFMEELCVSVLRLWTQVCRGNEENQQVLIQCPSSREHIVNLLGSGKGSIREACLALLCLYVETQYGRHLVIENLNMPMLVENLWKCLSGTPSSQTSALGILEHLAEEPRFQIHMRRNFTALFISPFAHLLRNITESNQEWFPQLVSVMGRMATDDVIRKEAACCLECWDAFLIAMERCTEGNYRDVLYSLLGLMINLSSKPSPAVQECAGMAGRRCMDLLSDPDGGIITRSAGLLSTLLPHSPAAAQEVTQAGAVQKLLKLLKAQNVGQTTTRFSIKALAVCTARSQDARAQLLALDKTGMRVLRRLLAGSDEVAMGNAALCLGHCVEERGAASALLGSDVVPLLLRLAGGDAGGAGVQQNGAVALGKLCNAEPR; from the exons ATGAAGAACGAAGCTGAAGATCTAGAAAGGTTTCTCCAGAGGGTGGACGAGATAA GTGGTCTGATGCAGGAGCTCAGCTCCTCCAATGTGACCCGTCAGAAGGAGGCAGTGGAGAAGGCTGACTATCTGCTTTCCCTCTGGGAGGACGAGGAACCATGCAGAACCCGGCTCAACAGGACAGTCAGCAACACCAGGCCGTCATCACCCAAGATTGGCCAGGCTGTACTGCCG AATTTAAACAATTCGGATTTAAGCTCAG AGAGCTTCATGAAGGCTTTAGAAAAAGATGCAGCGGAAAGAAGcaaaaggaggagagaaaatgaaaagatagCTAATG CATTCAGGATGAGCGGTAATGAGGCCTTCACTCAAGGGGACTATGAGGCTGCTGTCCAGCAGTACAGTGCAGGCCTGGATGTCCTTCGGGATGCTGAGACACTGTACACCAATAGGGCACAG TGCAACAAAAAGAGTGTCAAGGCTTACGTTCATAAAGGAAAAGCAAATTTGGCGCTTCAGAATTACACTGAG GCCCGGGCATGCTACCAGCGGATCCTGGAAATTGAACCTGATCGAGCCGCCATGGTTCAAG AGTATCTGACTCGCGTGGACCTGCAGGAGAAGAAGGACATCCAAGAAAAAGAGGCATGGGAGCAGCTGGATAAGGGAAACAAGGGGGCTGTATGTGTCTGTGAGCTGTTGAAGAATCTACACAAAAGTGCTGAGACCATTCAGTACTACTTTGGAGGGGTGGAGCTCTTAACAAATGCTATAGTTGACT GTGCCGGCCAAACGCTCTTCAGGCTACACAACGGCTTCAGTATCATCAACAACAATAACACTGTAAGAAG CTGTCTCTCACAGAGTTCAGCAGCACCATTTATGGAGgagctgtgtgtttcagtgctcagGCTATGGACTCAAGTTTGCAGAGGCAATG AAGAAAACCAGCAGGTGTTAATACAGTGTCCTAGCAGCAGGGAGCACATCGTGAACTTGcttgggtctggaaaaggttcAATACGTGAGGCTTGTTTGGCATTACTCTGCCTGTACGTAGAGACGCAATACGGAAGGCATCTGGTCATCGAAAACCTGAACATGCCCAT GTTGGTGGAGAACTTGTGGAAGTGCCTATCTGGCACACCCTCTTCACAAACCTCAGCACTAGGCATCCTGGAGCACCTGGCTGAGGAACCCAG ATTTCAGATTCACATGAGAAGGAACTttacagcattatttatttctccttttGCACACCTGCTG AGAAATATTACAGAATCGAATCAGGAATGGTTTCCTCAACTTGTGTCGGTTATGGGAAGAATGGCTACTGATGATGTCATTCGAAAAGAGGCTGCCTGTTGTCTGGAGTGCTGGGATGCTTTCCTTATTGCCATG GAACGGTGTACTGAAGGAAACTACAGAGATGTGCTGTACAGTCTGCTGGGCCTGATGATCAACCTGTCAAGCAAACCCTCTCCTGCTGTGCAG GAGTGTGCTGGCATGGCTGGCCGGAGATGCATGGACCTACTGAGTGACCCTGACGGAGGGATCATTACC AGGAGTGCGGGTCTGCTGAGCACACTGCTTCCTCACTcgcctgctgctgcacaggaAGTCACACAGGCAGGAGCTGTGCAGAAGCTGCTGAAACTACTGAAG GCCCAGAATGTGGGGCAGACAACCACACGATTCTCCATCAAGGCTCTTGCTGTGTGCACTGCCAGAAGTCAGGATGCCCGTGCCCAGCTGCTGGCCTTGGATAAGA CAGGGATGCGTGTGTTGAGGAGGCTGCTGGCTGGATCTGATGAGGTAGCTATGGGGAATGCTGCCCTATGTCTAGGACACTGCGTGGAAGAACGTGGGGCCGCCAGCGCCCTCCTGGGCTCCGATGTGGTCCCGCTGCTGCTCCGCTTGGCTGGGGGGGATGCTGGGGGAGCAGGTGTGCAGCAGAATGGTGCTGTTGCTCTGGGGAAGCTGTGCAATGCAGAGCCAAGGTAA
- the ttc12 gene encoding tetratricopeptide repeat protein 12 isoform X1, which produces MKNEAEDLERFLQRVDEISGLMQELSSSNVTRQKEAVEKADYLLSLWEDEEPCRTRLNRTVSNTRPSSPKIGQAVLPNLNNSDLSSESFMKALEKDAAERSKRRRENEKIANAFRMSGNEAFTQGDYEAAVQQYSAGLDVLRDAETLYTNRAQAFIKLQKYKEAISDCDWALKCNKKSVKAYVHKGKANLALQNYTEARACYQRILEIEPDRAAMVQEYLTRVDLQEKKDIQEKEAWEQLDKGNKGAVCVCELLKNLHKSAETIQYYFGGVELLTNAIVDCAGQTLFRLHNGFSIINNNNTVRSCLSQSSAAPFMEELCVSVLRLWTQVCRGNEENQQVLIQCPSSREHIVNLLGSGKGSIREACLALLCLYVETQYGRHLVIENLNMPMLVENLWKCLSGTPSSQTSALGILEHLAEEPRFQIHMRRNFTALFISPFAHLLRNITESNQEWFPQLVSVMGRMATDDVIRKEAACCLECWDAFLIAMERCTEGNYRDVLYSLLGLMINLSSKPSPAVQECAGMAGRRCMDLLSDPDGGIITRSAGLLSTLLPHSPAAAQEVTQAGAVQKLLKLLKAQNVGQTTTRFSIKALAVCTARSQDARAQLLALDKTGMRVLRRLLAGSDEVAMGNAALCLGHCVEERGAASALLGSDVVPLLLRLAGGDAGGAGVQQNGAVALGKLCNAEPR; this is translated from the exons ATGAAGAACGAAGCTGAAGATCTAGAAAGGTTTCTCCAGAGGGTGGACGAGATAA GTGGTCTGATGCAGGAGCTCAGCTCCTCCAATGTGACCCGTCAGAAGGAGGCAGTGGAGAAGGCTGACTATCTGCTTTCCCTCTGGGAGGACGAGGAACCATGCAGAACCCGGCTCAACAGGACAGTCAGCAACACCAGGCCGTCATCACCCAAGATTGGCCAGGCTGTACTGCCG AATTTAAACAATTCGGATTTAAGCTCAG AGAGCTTCATGAAGGCTTTAGAAAAAGATGCAGCGGAAAGAAGcaaaaggaggagagaaaatgaaaagatagCTAATG CATTCAGGATGAGCGGTAATGAGGCCTTCACTCAAGGGGACTATGAGGCTGCTGTCCAGCAGTACAGTGCAGGCCTGGATGTCCTTCGGGATGCTGAGACACTGTACACCAATAGGGCACAG GCCTTCAtcaaactgcaaaaatacaaGGAGGCCATTAGTGACTGTGACTGGGCACTGAAG TGCAACAAAAAGAGTGTCAAGGCTTACGTTCATAAAGGAAAAGCAAATTTGGCGCTTCAGAATTACACTGAG GCCCGGGCATGCTACCAGCGGATCCTGGAAATTGAACCTGATCGAGCCGCCATGGTTCAAG AGTATCTGACTCGCGTGGACCTGCAGGAGAAGAAGGACATCCAAGAAAAAGAGGCATGGGAGCAGCTGGATAAGGGAAACAAGGGGGCTGTATGTGTCTGTGAGCTGTTGAAGAATCTACACAAAAGTGCTGAGACCATTCAGTACTACTTTGGAGGGGTGGAGCTCTTAACAAATGCTATAGTTGACT GTGCCGGCCAAACGCTCTTCAGGCTACACAACGGCTTCAGTATCATCAACAACAATAACACTGTAAGAAG CTGTCTCTCACAGAGTTCAGCAGCACCATTTATGGAGgagctgtgtgtttcagtgctcagGCTATGGACTCAAGTTTGCAGAGGCAATG AAGAAAACCAGCAGGTGTTAATACAGTGTCCTAGCAGCAGGGAGCACATCGTGAACTTGcttgggtctggaaaaggttcAATACGTGAGGCTTGTTTGGCATTACTCTGCCTGTACGTAGAGACGCAATACGGAAGGCATCTGGTCATCGAAAACCTGAACATGCCCAT GTTGGTGGAGAACTTGTGGAAGTGCCTATCTGGCACACCCTCTTCACAAACCTCAGCACTAGGCATCCTGGAGCACCTGGCTGAGGAACCCAG ATTTCAGATTCACATGAGAAGGAACTttacagcattatttatttctccttttGCACACCTGCTG AGAAATATTACAGAATCGAATCAGGAATGGTTTCCTCAACTTGTGTCGGTTATGGGAAGAATGGCTACTGATGATGTCATTCGAAAAGAGGCTGCCTGTTGTCTGGAGTGCTGGGATGCTTTCCTTATTGCCATG GAACGGTGTACTGAAGGAAACTACAGAGATGTGCTGTACAGTCTGCTGGGCCTGATGATCAACCTGTCAAGCAAACCCTCTCCTGCTGTGCAG GAGTGTGCTGGCATGGCTGGCCGGAGATGCATGGACCTACTGAGTGACCCTGACGGAGGGATCATTACC AGGAGTGCGGGTCTGCTGAGCACACTGCTTCCTCACTcgcctgctgctgcacaggaAGTCACACAGGCAGGAGCTGTGCAGAAGCTGCTGAAACTACTGAAG GCCCAGAATGTGGGGCAGACAACCACACGATTCTCCATCAAGGCTCTTGCTGTGTGCACTGCCAGAAGTCAGGATGCCCGTGCCCAGCTGCTGGCCTTGGATAAGA CAGGGATGCGTGTGTTGAGGAGGCTGCTGGCTGGATCTGATGAGGTAGCTATGGGGAATGCTGCCCTATGTCTAGGACACTGCGTGGAAGAACGTGGGGCCGCCAGCGCCCTCCTGGGCTCCGATGTGGTCCCGCTGCTGCTCCGCTTGGCTGGGGGGGATGCTGGGGGAGCAGGTGTGCAGCAGAATGGTGCTGTTGCTCTGGGGAAGCTGTGCAATGCAGAGCCAAGGTAA
- the ankk1 gene encoding ankyrin repeat and protein kinase domain-containing protein 1, translating into MEPIDCGDLEKFRHFLKDDFEPDWIKVAEGQYGKVYKVKLKLWRETFAMKCFSEAVCGTNVYRRMTEEASKMEKVKFKYIVSFYGVCSETPAVVMEYMPNGSLDGLLQSHTLMWPKKFQMIHEITMGMNFLHTMKPALLHLNLKPANILLDDHLHVKISDFGLIKWEEYSNSMEFIEHLSSRGNISYIAPEIFTQSPDAPGTKYDVYSFAIVIWEVLTQKKPYPGANNIMTVIMKVSSGKRPSVEKIPDDKPQECDDMIDIMQKCWQQEATSRPPFSETVAETEALSEVLKIPDVIRACRENEMTHKLAYTTKSSCLKSETKHESNSVSGDENSHDDVTTLLSKKNFESFRGIVKKDNVLTAYPGNNSLLHYTVASGDLESVKKVIELGGVVDAQSSRGYTPLIVGVLYKSHEICSLLLKCGANPNLGDSDCWTALHFASQNGDERMVRLLLDRTAEPDSKEKEGWMPLHLAAQNGHENVVRVLLPRLSNADQPTADGRTALHLAARHGHLGIVQLLLRRGANPNHPEGSDGRDGTPLHLAAAEGHFRVARLLISSGADISLVDNKGYSAVHWAAVKGHTSICRLLLGKGAQADLKTVQGWTPLHLAALKGHPSTVLLLEEHVDSLNVQGASGWTPLHLACYHGREEVVSVLLTAGADPNVVDDRGWTPLHLASNGGSFPSVLQLIAHNANVNGQNVRLATPLHLAAANGSAPIVQALLLNGARKDMLDASGFTAKALAQKTQKKEVMQLLDSQ; encoded by the exons ATGGAGCCCATTGATTGTGGAGATCTGGAGAAGTTCAGACACTTCCTCAAGGATGATTTTGAACCTGACTGGATCAAGGTGGCAGAGGGACAATATGGAAAGGTTTATAAAGTCAAACTGAAGCTCTGGAGAGAAACTTTTgccatgaaatgtttttctgaagCTGTCTGTGGCACAAACGTCTACAG AAGAATGACGGAAGAAGcttcaaaaatggaaaaagtaaagttCAAGTACATTGTGTCCTTTTACGGGGTATGCAGTGAGACCCCAGCAGTGGTGATGGAGTACATGCCCAATGGCTCCTTGGACGGCCTTCTCCAGAGCCATACGCTCATGTGGCCCAAGAAGTTCCAGATGATCCATGAAATAACCATGGGTATGAACTTTCTCCACACCATGAAGCCAGCGCTGCTCCACCTAAATCTGAAGCCAGCCAACATTCTACTGGATGACCACCTCCATGTTAAG ATTTCAGACTTTGGACTGATTAAATGGGAGGAGTATTCCAACAGTATGGAATTTATTGAGCATTTGTCCAGCAGAGGAAACATAAGCTACATAGCTccagaaatatttacacagagcCCTGATGCACCTGGAACTAAATATGATGTTTACAG TTTTGCCATTGTGATTTGGGAGGTCCTGACACAGAAGAAACCCTACCCAG GGGCCAATAACATAATGACAGTTATAATGAAGGTTTCATCTGGAAAGAGGCCTAGTGTGGAGAAGATTCCAGATGACAAGCCCCAAGAGTGCGATGACATGATTGACATAATGCAGAAATGTTGGCAACAGGAGGCTACCAGCCGGCCACCATTTTCAG AAACTGTAGCGGAAACAGAGGCCCTCAGTGAAGTCCTGAAAATTCCTGATGTCATCCGGGCCTGCAGGGAAAATGAGATGACACACAAGCTGGCCTACACCACGAAGTCCTCATGCCTGAAGTCG GAAACCAAACACGAGTCAAACTCAGTCTCAG GTGATGAAAATTCCCACGATGATGTAACCACTCTTCTATCCAAGAAAAATTTTGAGAGTTTCAGAGGAATCGTTAAGAAGGATAATGTGTTGACTGCCTACCCTGGTAACAATTCACTCCTGCATTACACAGTGGCTAGTGGTGACCTTGAGTCTGTGAAGAAGGTCATTGAACTGGGAGGCGTGGTGGATGCCCAAAGCAGCAGGGGCTACACCCCTCTGATTGTTGGTGTTCTATACAAGTCCCATGAGATTTGTtccctgctgctgaaatgtggAGCTAACCCAAACCTGGGTGACAGCGACTGCTGGACAGCACTCCATTTTGCGAGTCAGAATGGAGATGAGCGCATGGTGCGCCTACTCCTAGACCGCACTGCTGAACCAGACTCCAAGGAGAAGGAAGGGTGGATGCCGCTCCACCTAGCAGCACAGAATGGCCATGAGAACGTGGTGCGGGTCCTCCTACCacgcttgtccaatgcagacCAACCTACAGCAGATGGCAGGACTGCACTCCACCTGGCAGCACGGCATGGCCATCTGGGCATTGTGCAGCTGCTGCTACGCCGTGGGGCAAATCCCAACCATCCTGAGGGCTCCGATGGAAGAGATGGCACCCCATTGCACCTAGCTGCTGCAGAGGGTCACTTCCGAGTTGCCCGGCTGCTCATTAGCAGTGGAGCAGACATCAGTTTGGTGGATAACAAGGGCTACAGTGCTGTGCACTGGGCTGCAGTAAAGGGCCACACAAGCATTTGCAGGCTACTTCTGGGAAAAGGGGCACAAGCCGACCTCAAGACAGTCCAAGGCTGGACACCGCTGCACCTGGCAGCACTCAAGGGGCATCCCTCTACTGTACTTCTCCTGGAAGAGCATGTAGACTCCCTGAATGTACAGGGGGCAAGTGGCTGGACTCCCCTGCACTTGGCCTGCTACCATGGCCGAGAGGAAGTAGTCTCTGTGCTGTTAACAGCAGGTGCTGATCCGAATGTAGTGGACGACCGTGGCTGGACCCCACTGCACCTGGCCAGCAATGGTGGCAGCTTCCCCAGTGTTCTACAGCTGATCGCACATAATGCCAATGTAAATGGACAGAATGTGAGACTGGCCACCCCTTTGCACCTGGCGGCCGCAAATGGCAGTGCACCTATTGTCCAGGCCCTGCTGCTGAATGGGGCCAGAAAGGACATGTTGGATGCCAGTGGCTTCACTGCCAAAGCCCTAGCCCAGAAGACTCAGAAGAAGGAAGTGATGCAACTGCTTGATAGCCAGTGA
- the ttc12 gene encoding tetratricopeptide repeat protein 12 isoform X3: MKNEAEDLERFLQRVDEISGLMQELSSSNVTRQKEAVEKADYLLSLWEDEEPCRTRLNRTVSNTRPSSPKIGQAVLPNLNNSDLSSESFMKALEKDAAERSKRRRENEKIANAFRMSGNEAFTQGDYEAAVQQYSAGLDVLRDAETLYTNRAQARACYQRILEIEPDRAAMVQEYLTRVDLQEKKDIQEKEAWEQLDKGNKGAVCVCELLKNLHKSAETIQYYFGGVELLTNAIVDCAGQTLFRLHNGFSIINNNNTVRSCLSQSSAAPFMEELCVSVLRLWTQVCRGNEENQQVLIQCPSSREHIVNLLGSGKGSIREACLALLCLYVETQYGRHLVIENLNMPMLVENLWKCLSGTPSSQTSALGILEHLAEEPRFQIHMRRNFTALFISPFAHLLRNITESNQEWFPQLVSVMGRMATDDVIRKEAACCLECWDAFLIAMERCTEGNYRDVLYSLLGLMINLSSKPSPAVQECAGMAGRRCMDLLSDPDGGIITRSAGLLSTLLPHSPAAAQEVTQAGAVQKLLKLLKAQNVGQTTTRFSIKALAVCTARSQDARAQLLALDKTGMRVLRRLLAGSDEVAMGNAALCLGHCVEERGAASALLGSDVVPLLLRLAGGDAGGAGVQQNGAVALGKLCNAEPR, translated from the exons ATGAAGAACGAAGCTGAAGATCTAGAAAGGTTTCTCCAGAGGGTGGACGAGATAA GTGGTCTGATGCAGGAGCTCAGCTCCTCCAATGTGACCCGTCAGAAGGAGGCAGTGGAGAAGGCTGACTATCTGCTTTCCCTCTGGGAGGACGAGGAACCATGCAGAACCCGGCTCAACAGGACAGTCAGCAACACCAGGCCGTCATCACCCAAGATTGGCCAGGCTGTACTGCCG AATTTAAACAATTCGGATTTAAGCTCAG AGAGCTTCATGAAGGCTTTAGAAAAAGATGCAGCGGAAAGAAGcaaaaggaggagagaaaatgaaaagatagCTAATG CATTCAGGATGAGCGGTAATGAGGCCTTCACTCAAGGGGACTATGAGGCTGCTGTCCAGCAGTACAGTGCAGGCCTGGATGTCCTTCGGGATGCTGAGACACTGTACACCAATAGGGCACAG GCCCGGGCATGCTACCAGCGGATCCTGGAAATTGAACCTGATCGAGCCGCCATGGTTCAAG AGTATCTGACTCGCGTGGACCTGCAGGAGAAGAAGGACATCCAAGAAAAAGAGGCATGGGAGCAGCTGGATAAGGGAAACAAGGGGGCTGTATGTGTCTGTGAGCTGTTGAAGAATCTACACAAAAGTGCTGAGACCATTCAGTACTACTTTGGAGGGGTGGAGCTCTTAACAAATGCTATAGTTGACT GTGCCGGCCAAACGCTCTTCAGGCTACACAACGGCTTCAGTATCATCAACAACAATAACACTGTAAGAAG CTGTCTCTCACAGAGTTCAGCAGCACCATTTATGGAGgagctgtgtgtttcagtgctcagGCTATGGACTCAAGTTTGCAGAGGCAATG AAGAAAACCAGCAGGTGTTAATACAGTGTCCTAGCAGCAGGGAGCACATCGTGAACTTGcttgggtctggaaaaggttcAATACGTGAGGCTTGTTTGGCATTACTCTGCCTGTACGTAGAGACGCAATACGGAAGGCATCTGGTCATCGAAAACCTGAACATGCCCAT GTTGGTGGAGAACTTGTGGAAGTGCCTATCTGGCACACCCTCTTCACAAACCTCAGCACTAGGCATCCTGGAGCACCTGGCTGAGGAACCCAG ATTTCAGATTCACATGAGAAGGAACTttacagcattatttatttctccttttGCACACCTGCTG AGAAATATTACAGAATCGAATCAGGAATGGTTTCCTCAACTTGTGTCGGTTATGGGAAGAATGGCTACTGATGATGTCATTCGAAAAGAGGCTGCCTGTTGTCTGGAGTGCTGGGATGCTTTCCTTATTGCCATG GAACGGTGTACTGAAGGAAACTACAGAGATGTGCTGTACAGTCTGCTGGGCCTGATGATCAACCTGTCAAGCAAACCCTCTCCTGCTGTGCAG GAGTGTGCTGGCATGGCTGGCCGGAGATGCATGGACCTACTGAGTGACCCTGACGGAGGGATCATTACC AGGAGTGCGGGTCTGCTGAGCACACTGCTTCCTCACTcgcctgctgctgcacaggaAGTCACACAGGCAGGAGCTGTGCAGAAGCTGCTGAAACTACTGAAG GCCCAGAATGTGGGGCAGACAACCACACGATTCTCCATCAAGGCTCTTGCTGTGTGCACTGCCAGAAGTCAGGATGCCCGTGCCCAGCTGCTGGCCTTGGATAAGA CAGGGATGCGTGTGTTGAGGAGGCTGCTGGCTGGATCTGATGAGGTAGCTATGGGGAATGCTGCCCTATGTCTAGGACACTGCGTGGAAGAACGTGGGGCCGCCAGCGCCCTCCTGGGCTCCGATGTGGTCCCGCTGCTGCTCCGCTTGGCTGGGGGGGATGCTGGGGGAGCAGGTGTGCAGCAGAATGGTGCTGTTGCTCTGGGGAAGCTGTGCAATGCAGAGCCAAGGTAA
- the ttc12 gene encoding tetratricopeptide repeat protein 12 isoform X4, with the protein MKNEAEDLERFLQRVDEISGLMQELSSSNVTRQKEAVEKADYLLSLWEDEEPCRTRLNRTVSNTRPSSPKIGQAVLPNLNNSDLSSESFMKALEKDAAERSKRRRENEKIANAFRMSGNEAFTQGDYEAAVQQYSAGLDVLRDAETLYTNRAQAFIKLQKYKEAISDCDWALKCNKKSVKAYVHKGKANLALQNYTEARACYQRILEIEPDRAAMVQEYLTRVDLQEKKDIQEKEAWEQLDKGNKGAVCVCELLKNLHKSAETIQYYFGGVELLTNAIVDCAGQTLFRLHNGFSIINNNNTVRSCLSQSSAAPFMEELCVSVLRLWTQVCRGNEENQQVLIQCPSSREHIVNLLGSGKGSIREACLALLCLYVETQYGRHLVIENLNMPMLVENLWKCLSGTPSSQTSALGILEHLAEEPRFQIHMRRNFTALFISPFAHLLRNITESNQEWFPQLVSVMGRMATDDVIRKEAACCLECWDAFLIAMERCTEGNYRDVLYSLLGLMINLSSKPSPAVQECAGMAGRRCMDLLSDPDGGIITRSAGLLSTLLPHSPAAAQEVTQAGAVQKLLKLLKAQNVGQTTTRFSIKALAVCTARSQDARAQLLALDKRMRVLRRLLAGSDEVAMGNAALCLGHCVEERGAASALLGSDVVPLLLRLAGGDAGGAGVQQNGAVALGKLCNAEPRHILKLRELHGLEILHSCMKLIT; encoded by the exons ATGAAGAACGAAGCTGAAGATCTAGAAAGGTTTCTCCAGAGGGTGGACGAGATAA GTGGTCTGATGCAGGAGCTCAGCTCCTCCAATGTGACCCGTCAGAAGGAGGCAGTGGAGAAGGCTGACTATCTGCTTTCCCTCTGGGAGGACGAGGAACCATGCAGAACCCGGCTCAACAGGACAGTCAGCAACACCAGGCCGTCATCACCCAAGATTGGCCAGGCTGTACTGCCG AATTTAAACAATTCGGATTTAAGCTCAG AGAGCTTCATGAAGGCTTTAGAAAAAGATGCAGCGGAAAGAAGcaaaaggaggagagaaaatgaaaagatagCTAATG CATTCAGGATGAGCGGTAATGAGGCCTTCACTCAAGGGGACTATGAGGCTGCTGTCCAGCAGTACAGTGCAGGCCTGGATGTCCTTCGGGATGCTGAGACACTGTACACCAATAGGGCACAG GCCTTCAtcaaactgcaaaaatacaaGGAGGCCATTAGTGACTGTGACTGGGCACTGAAG TGCAACAAAAAGAGTGTCAAGGCTTACGTTCATAAAGGAAAAGCAAATTTGGCGCTTCAGAATTACACTGAG GCCCGGGCATGCTACCAGCGGATCCTGGAAATTGAACCTGATCGAGCCGCCATGGTTCAAG AGTATCTGACTCGCGTGGACCTGCAGGAGAAGAAGGACATCCAAGAAAAAGAGGCATGGGAGCAGCTGGATAAGGGAAACAAGGGGGCTGTATGTGTCTGTGAGCTGTTGAAGAATCTACACAAAAGTGCTGAGACCATTCAGTACTACTTTGGAGGGGTGGAGCTCTTAACAAATGCTATAGTTGACT GTGCCGGCCAAACGCTCTTCAGGCTACACAACGGCTTCAGTATCATCAACAACAATAACACTGTAAGAAG CTGTCTCTCACAGAGTTCAGCAGCACCATTTATGGAGgagctgtgtgtttcagtgctcagGCTATGGACTCAAGTTTGCAGAGGCAATG AAGAAAACCAGCAGGTGTTAATACAGTGTCCTAGCAGCAGGGAGCACATCGTGAACTTGcttgggtctggaaaaggttcAATACGTGAGGCTTGTTTGGCATTACTCTGCCTGTACGTAGAGACGCAATACGGAAGGCATCTGGTCATCGAAAACCTGAACATGCCCAT GTTGGTGGAGAACTTGTGGAAGTGCCTATCTGGCACACCCTCTTCACAAACCTCAGCACTAGGCATCCTGGAGCACCTGGCTGAGGAACCCAG ATTTCAGATTCACATGAGAAGGAACTttacagcattatttatttctccttttGCACACCTGCTG AGAAATATTACAGAATCGAATCAGGAATGGTTTCCTCAACTTGTGTCGGTTATGGGAAGAATGGCTACTGATGATGTCATTCGAAAAGAGGCTGCCTGTTGTCTGGAGTGCTGGGATGCTTTCCTTATTGCCATG GAACGGTGTACTGAAGGAAACTACAGAGATGTGCTGTACAGTCTGCTGGGCCTGATGATCAACCTGTCAAGCAAACCCTCTCCTGCTGTGCAG GAGTGTGCTGGCATGGCTGGCCGGAGATGCATGGACCTACTGAGTGACCCTGACGGAGGGATCATTACC AGGAGTGCGGGTCTGCTGAGCACACTGCTTCCTCACTcgcctgctgctgcacaggaAGTCACACAGGCAGGAGCTGTGCAGAAGCTGCTGAAACTACTGAAG GCCCAGAATGTGGGGCAGACAACCACACGATTCTCCATCAAGGCTCTTGCTGTGTGCACTGCCAGAAGTCAGGATGCCCGTGCCCAGCTGCTGGCCTTGGATAAGA GGATGCGTGTGTTGAGGAGGCTGCTGGCTGGATCTGATGAGGTAGCTATGGGGAATGCTGCCCTATGTCTAGGACACTGCGTGGAAGAACGTGGGGCCGCCAGCGCCCTCCTGGGCTCCGATGTGGTCCCGCTGCTGCTCCGCTTGGCTGGGGGGGATGCTGGGGGAGCAGGTGTGCAGCAGAATGGTGCTGTTGCTCTGGGGAAGCTGTGCAATGCAGAGCCAAG GCATATTCTGAAACTCAGAGAACTTCATGGCTTAGAAATACTTCATTCCTGCATGAAACTAATAACATAA